A part of Melittangium boletus DSM 14713 genomic DNA contains:
- a CDS encoding precorrin-2 dehydrogenase/sirohydrochlorin ferrochelatase family protein, whose product MSAHVDFPVCLRLAGKRVLLVGAGTIADERSQQLVEAGARVRVVAPVVSPRIQRLAEAGRLELIERVWRPEDTLEQQLVFVATDDPEVSRAVAAEARARGLWLNTADVPELCDFTLPSVGRRGPLVVAVSTSGLAPALARVLRQQFLEQVTPGHVRLARLSGWLRKRLPRGAARMRLLKHLVEGEAGALLVRGERRAAWARVRAALETFGETT is encoded by the coding sequence ATGAGCGCGCATGTGGATTTTCCCGTCTGTCTTCGGCTGGCGGGCAAGCGGGTGCTGCTGGTCGGGGCGGGGACGATCGCCGACGAGCGGAGCCAGCAGCTCGTGGAGGCGGGAGCCCGGGTGCGCGTGGTGGCGCCCGTCGTGAGTCCGCGCATCCAGCGGCTCGCGGAGGCGGGACGGTTGGAGTTGATCGAGCGCGTCTGGCGGCCCGAGGACACCCTGGAGCAGCAGCTCGTGTTCGTGGCCACGGACGACCCCGAGGTGAGCCGGGCGGTGGCGGCCGAGGCGCGCGCGCGGGGCCTGTGGTTGAACACGGCGGACGTGCCCGAGCTGTGTGACTTCACGCTGCCCTCGGTGGGCCGGCGCGGTCCCCTCGTCGTGGCGGTGTCCACCTCGGGGCTGGCGCCCGCGCTGGCGCGTGTGCTGCGTCAACAGTTCCTGGAGCAGGTGACGCCCGGACATGTGCGGCTGGCCCGGCTGAGTGGGTGGTTGCGCAAGCGGCTGCCCCGGGGGGCCGCGCGGATGCGGCTGCTCAAGCACCTGGTGGAGGGCGAGGCGGGGGCGTTGCTGGTGCGAGGCGAGCGCCGGGCCGCGTGGGCCCGCGTGCGCGCCGCGCTCGAGACCTTTGGAGAGACGACATGA
- a CDS encoding Imm52 family immunity protein, translating to MAQHHRPPYVASAVGETRMWEGYYVGAYWGPRKETALECARRAELFFHMLARCDPSFVQWYRAGRGFPRELPGHPVRPEMTELEKLLLRGRPRTDISKKVIEDMGFRQTMWNAKKEATDIRLSCGGYSPWGGPNSCLLKPPREGAVRERLLRMPVLAEVLTSMVTAWDPDFAMVSSTEMVNLVEKGDFEVRVGCLTYLSRRLGTVPPLPAPVRIEPLGTLGWLLVLSSELMTASNPEHVAFTLRVRELLDRAGLIERPKPPPASE from the coding sequence ATGGCACAACATCACCGTCCACCATACGTCGCCAGTGCGGTAGGAGAAACGCGCATGTGGGAAGGATATTACGTGGGGGCGTACTGGGGCCCGAGGAAGGAGACGGCGCTGGAGTGTGCTCGGCGAGCGGAACTCTTCTTTCACATGCTGGCGCGGTGTGACCCCTCCTTCGTCCAGTGGTATCGGGCGGGCCGAGGCTTTCCTCGCGAGTTGCCGGGACACCCGGTGCGCCCAGAGATGACGGAACTAGAGAAACTGCTACTACGTGGCAGGCCGCGCACGGACATTAGTAAGAAGGTCATCGAGGACATGGGCTTCCGCCAAACGATGTGGAATGCCAAGAAGGAGGCCACGGATATCCGTCTCTCTTGCGGTGGGTATTCTCCTTGGGGCGGACCCAATTCGTGTCTGCTCAAACCGCCGAGGGAGGGCGCGGTAAGGGAGCGGCTTCTACGCATGCCTGTGCTCGCCGAGGTACTTACCAGCATGGTCACCGCGTGGGACCCCGACTTCGCCATGGTCAGCTCAACGGAGATGGTGAACCTCGTGGAGAAGGGCGATTTCGAGGTGCGGGTGGGCTGTTTGACGTACCTGTCTCGTCGTCTGGGAACAGTTCCGCCGCTGCCCGCTCCCGTGCGCATCGAGCCGCTGGGCACACTGGGCTGGCTCCTCGTCCTCTCCTCGGAACTCATGACGGCGAGCAACCCCGAGCATGTGGCGTTCACCCTGCGCGTGCGCGAGTTGCTGGACAGGGCCGGCCTCATCGAACGTCCAAAACCCCCTCCCGCCAGCGAGTGA
- a CDS encoding M3 family metallopeptidase, which translates to MRQLLLTGAGLAVLASAACATTAQNTREPLHPAPSMTTASTSLPLLAPWTGPYGGVPPFDRVQAAQFKPALEAAIEEYRRELAAIAQNPEAPTFENTLAAFEDAGRRYEDVGTLYGIWSSSLNGPEFQPIERELAPRFAAVSDEVFQNEKLFQRIEAVYQSPDKAKLTPEQQRLVWHHYTRFVRSGARLDAEAKKRLVDINQRLASLYTAFSQNVLADEEGDVVLLSSEAELDGLPESVRAGAAAAAEARGLQGQWAITNTRSSMEPFLTYSRRRELREKVWRHYINRGDNGGAHDNNALITEILQLRAERAKLLGYATHAHWRLENSMARTPEQALSLLEAVWTPAVARVREEVADMQAIADREGAKLTLEPWDYRYYAEKVRKAKYDLDENEVKPYLQLEKLREGMFWVAGELFGFSFTPINDVPVYHPDVRVWQVKDRASGEHVGLWYFDPYARPGKRSGAWMNAYRSQERFRGEVSTIVSNNANFVKGKPGEPVLISWSDAETLFHEFGHALHGLSSRVQYPGLSGTAVVRDYVEFPSQLLEHWLSTPQVLNTYALHAQTGKPIPSALIAKIEKAATFNQGFGTVEYLASALIDMKLHLAGAQQIDPDAFERDTLKTLGMPREIVMRHRTPQFGHVFAGDGYSAGYYSYLWSDTLTADAFEAFTEAQGPYDRNVAERLRQHVFAKGNTVDPAEGYRAFRGRDAGIDALMRKRGFPVPVTKKH; encoded by the coding sequence ATGCGACAGCTTCTCCTCACCGGCGCGGGCCTGGCCGTCCTCGCCTCCGCCGCCTGCGCGACGACCGCCCAGAACACCCGAGAGCCCCTTCACCCCGCCCCCTCTATGACGACCGCCTCGACTTCGCTTCCGCTGTTGGCCCCCTGGACTGGACCGTACGGAGGTGTCCCGCCGTTCGACCGCGTCCAGGCCGCGCAGTTCAAGCCCGCCCTCGAGGCGGCGATCGAGGAGTACCGGCGCGAGCTGGCCGCGATCGCCCAGAATCCGGAGGCGCCGACCTTCGAGAACACGCTCGCCGCGTTCGAGGACGCCGGACGGCGCTATGAGGACGTGGGCACGCTCTATGGCATCTGGAGCAGCTCGCTCAACGGGCCGGAGTTCCAACCCATCGAGCGCGAGCTGGCGCCGCGCTTCGCCGCCGTCTCCGACGAGGTCTTCCAGAACGAGAAGCTGTTCCAGCGCATCGAGGCCGTCTACCAGTCGCCCGACAAGGCGAAGCTGACGCCCGAGCAGCAGCGGCTCGTGTGGCACCACTACACGCGCTTCGTGCGCTCGGGGGCGCGGCTGGACGCGGAGGCGAAGAAGCGCCTGGTGGACATCAACCAGCGCCTCGCGTCGCTCTACACGGCCTTCAGCCAGAACGTGCTGGCCGACGAGGAGGGCGACGTGGTGCTGCTCTCCTCGGAGGCGGAGCTGGACGGCCTGCCCGAGTCCGTGCGCGCGGGCGCGGCCGCCGCGGCCGAGGCCCGGGGACTCCAGGGCCAGTGGGCCATCACCAACACCCGCTCGTCCATGGAGCCCTTCCTCACCTACTCGCGCCGCCGGGAGCTGCGCGAGAAGGTGTGGCGCCACTACATCAACCGGGGCGACAACGGCGGGGCGCACGACAACAACGCCCTCATCACGGAGATCCTCCAGTTGCGCGCCGAGCGGGCGAAGCTGCTGGGCTACGCGACGCACGCCCACTGGCGGCTGGAGAACAGCATGGCGCGCACGCCCGAGCAGGCCCTGTCCCTGCTGGAGGCGGTGTGGACGCCCGCCGTGGCGCGCGTGCGCGAGGAAGTGGCCGACATGCAGGCCATCGCGGACCGGGAGGGAGCGAAGCTCACCCTCGAGCCCTGGGACTACCGCTACTACGCGGAGAAGGTCCGCAAGGCGAAGTACGACCTGGACGAGAACGAGGTGAAGCCCTACCTGCAGCTGGAGAAGCTGCGCGAGGGGATGTTCTGGGTGGCCGGTGAGCTGTTCGGCTTCTCGTTCACGCCCATCAACGACGTGCCCGTCTACCACCCCGACGTGCGGGTCTGGCAGGTGAAGGACCGCGCGAGCGGCGAGCACGTGGGGCTGTGGTACTTCGATCCCTACGCGCGCCCGGGAAAGCGCTCCGGCGCGTGGATGAACGCCTACCGCTCGCAGGAGCGGTTCCGGGGCGAGGTCAGCACGATCGTCTCCAACAACGCCAACTTCGTGAAGGGCAAGCCCGGCGAGCCCGTGCTCATCAGCTGGAGCGACGCGGAGACGCTGTTCCACGAGTTCGGCCATGCCCTGCACGGCTTGAGCTCGCGGGTGCAGTACCCCGGGCTGTCGGGGACGGCGGTGGTGCGCGACTACGTGGAGTTCCCCTCACAGCTGCTCGAGCACTGGCTGTCCACGCCCCAGGTGCTCAACACCTACGCCCTGCACGCCCAGACGGGCAAGCCCATCCCCTCCGCGCTCATCGCGAAGATCGAGAAGGCGGCGACCTTCAACCAGGGCTTCGGCACCGTGGAGTACCTGGCGAGCGCGCTCATCGACATGAAGCTGCACCTGGCCGGGGCCCAGCAGATCGATCCGGATGCGTTCGAGCGCGACACGTTGAAGACGCTCGGGATGCCTCGGGAGATCGTCATGCGGCACCGCACGCCCCAGTTCGGCCACGTCTTCGCGGGCGACGGGTACTCGGCGGGCTACTACAGCTACCTGTGGTCGGACACGCTCACGGCCGACGCCTTCGAGGCCTTCACCGAGGCCCAGGGGCCGTATGACCGGAACGTGGCGGAGCGGCTGCGCCAGCATGTCTTCGCGAAGGGCAACACGGTGGACCCCGCCGAGGGCTACCGCGCCTTCCGAGGCAGGGACGCGGGCATCGACGCCCTGATGCGCAAGCGCGGCTTCCCCGTGCCGGTCACGAAGAAGCACTGA
- a CDS encoding MOSC domain-containing protein, which translates to MPTLSALTIYPLKSCAALPLTHATVEPLGLQHDRRWMAVRPDGAFMTGRELPALLHVRALPTPTGLSLSAPGRAPIEVPVPSAHASRLDITLWDDTCSAACAGADADQWLSDYLGEPLRLVYVDPRMQRPVDPKRAAPTDRVGFADAYPLMLVSEASLAELNTRLSQPVSMGHFRPNLVVSGCEPFAEDRWKRVRIGGVELALTKPCARCVLITVDPETARRDPHQEPLRTLTAYRKQGNKVLFGQNVLARGEGQLRVGDPVEVLEEG; encoded by the coding sequence GTGCCAACGCTCTCCGCCCTCACCATCTACCCGCTCAAGTCCTGCGCGGCCCTGCCCCTCACCCACGCCACGGTGGAGCCACTCGGGCTCCAGCATGACCGCCGATGGATGGCGGTGCGCCCCGACGGCGCCTTCATGACGGGGCGCGAACTGCCCGCCCTCCTCCATGTGCGTGCGCTCCCCACCCCCACGGGATTGAGCCTGTCGGCGCCGGGCCGGGCGCCGATCGAAGTGCCCGTGCCCTCCGCCCACGCGTCCCGCCTGGACATCACCCTCTGGGACGACACCTGCTCCGCCGCATGCGCCGGGGCGGACGCGGACCAGTGGCTCTCCGACTACCTGGGCGAGCCCCTGCGGCTCGTGTACGTGGACCCCCGGATGCAACGCCCGGTGGACCCCAAGCGCGCCGCCCCCACGGACCGGGTGGGCTTCGCCGATGCCTATCCCCTGATGCTCGTGTCCGAGGCCTCGCTCGCCGAGCTCAACACGCGCCTGTCCCAGCCCGTGAGCATGGGCCACTTCCGCCCCAACCTGGTGGTGTCCGGCTGCGAGCCCTTCGCCGAGGACCGGTGGAAGCGGGTGCGCATCGGCGGCGTGGAGCTGGCGCTGACCAAGCCGTGCGCCCGCTGCGTCCTCATCACCGTGGACCCGGAGACGGCGCGCCGCGACCCCCACCAGGAGCCCCTGCGCACCCTCACCGCGTACCGCAAGCAGGGCAACAAGGTGCTCTTCGGGCAGAACGTCCTCGCGCGCGGCGAGGGCCAGCTGCGCGTGGGAGACCCGGTCGAGGTGCTCGAGGAAGGCTGA
- a CDS encoding YihY/virulence factor BrkB family protein has protein sequence MTIARRARNTFHLMKRAASKWSDDNAPTFAASLSYYTIFSIAPVLVIAVSVAGMVFGEEAARGQMQAQLRDLVGQSGADIIGQMMISARKPSAGIFATALGVIALAFGATGVFVQLQDALNHIWDVKPNKERGGVINFLRTRLVSFAMVLVIGFLLLVSLVVSAVLAALGAWFDHLLPGWTVMWQGVNLLVSFGVITVLFAMMYKILPDTHVAWKDVWLGAAVTSLLFGLGKFGIGLYLGRSAVASSYGAAGSLAVVLLWVYYSAQILFLGAEFTQVYARRHGSRAHETPVAA, from the coding sequence ATGACGATCGCGCGTCGCGCCCGGAACACCTTCCACCTCATGAAGCGGGCCGCGTCGAAGTGGAGCGACGACAACGCCCCGACGTTCGCCGCGTCGCTCTCCTACTACACCATCTTCTCCATCGCCCCGGTGCTCGTCATCGCGGTGAGCGTGGCGGGCATGGTGTTCGGCGAGGAGGCGGCCCGGGGCCAGATGCAGGCGCAGTTGCGGGATCTGGTGGGCCAGAGCGGAGCCGACATCATCGGGCAGATGATGATCAGCGCGCGCAAGCCGAGCGCGGGAATCTTCGCGACGGCCCTGGGCGTCATCGCGCTCGCCTTTGGCGCCACGGGCGTCTTCGTGCAGTTGCAGGACGCGCTCAACCACATCTGGGACGTGAAGCCCAACAAGGAGCGCGGTGGCGTCATCAACTTCCTGCGCACCCGCCTGGTGTCGTTCGCGATGGTGTTGGTGATTGGCTTCCTGTTGCTGGTGTCCCTGGTGGTGAGCGCCGTGTTGGCGGCACTGGGCGCCTGGTTCGATCACCTGCTGCCGGGCTGGACGGTGATGTGGCAGGGAGTGAACCTGCTCGTCTCCTTTGGCGTCATCACCGTGCTGTTCGCGATGATGTACAAGATCCTCCCCGACACCCACGTGGCCTGGAAGGATGTCTGGCTGGGCGCGGCGGTGACCTCCCTGCTCTTCGGCCTGGGCAAGTTCGGCATCGGGCTGTACCTGGGCCGCAGCGCGGTGGCGTCCAGCTATGGCGCGGCGGGCTCGCTCGCGGTGGTGCTGCTCTGGGTCTATTACTCCGCGCAGATCCTCTTCCTCGGCGCGGAATTCACCCAAGTCTACGCGCGCCGCCATGGCAGCCGGGCACATGAGACTCCCGTGGCGGCGTGA
- a CDS encoding phosphoadenylyl-sulfate reductase, whose translation MASSSSLSSSALSSDELQAAAEELLDAPAEQVLAWVERRFGARAAIASSFGAEDMVLIDLARQHAPSVRLFTLDTGRLPPETYEVMEVVRRRYGVDIETFFPDRARVEALESSKGYFSFKQSIEERKACCALRKVEPLGRALAGREAWVTGMRRDQSVTRTEVRAVEADTGHGLIKVNPLARWGSREVWAYIQAHGVPYNALHDRGYPSIGCAPCTRAVKPYEEERAGRWWWESPDNKECGLHVHR comes from the coding sequence ATGGCCTCTTCCTCCTCCCTGTCGTCTTCCGCGCTGTCTTCCGACGAATTGCAGGCCGCCGCGGAGGAACTGCTCGATGCCCCCGCGGAGCAGGTGCTCGCCTGGGTGGAGCGGCGCTTCGGTGCCCGGGCGGCCATCGCCTCCAGTTTCGGCGCGGAGGACATGGTGCTCATCGATCTGGCGCGCCAGCACGCCCCGAGCGTGCGCCTGTTCACGCTGGATACCGGGCGCCTGCCGCCGGAGACGTACGAGGTGATGGAGGTGGTGCGCCGCCGCTACGGCGTGGACATCGAGACGTTCTTTCCGGATCGCGCGCGGGTGGAGGCGCTGGAGTCCAGCAAGGGCTACTTCTCCTTCAAGCAGAGCATCGAGGAGCGCAAGGCATGTTGTGCCCTGCGCAAGGTGGAGCCCCTGGGACGCGCCCTCGCGGGGCGGGAGGCGTGGGTGACGGGGATGCGGCGCGACCAGTCCGTCACACGCACCGAGGTGCGGGCGGTGGAGGCCGACACGGGCCATGGCCTCATCAAGGTGAATCCGCTCGCCCGCTGGGGAAGCCGGGAAGTGTGGGCCTACATCCAGGCGCACGGTGTCCCCTACAACGCGCTGCATGACCGCGGGTACCCTTCCATTGGATGCGCGCCCTGTACGCGCGCGGTGAAGCCTTATGAAGAAGAGCGCGCGGGGCGCTGGTGGTGGGAGTCTCCGGACAACAAGGAATGCGGCCTGCACGTGCACCGCTGA
- a CDS encoding HNH endonuclease, which produces MAKAIFTTSESSAYDDQPEVRYHFPETYLRPARAAVGDWVLYYEPRRTQGPKSTTGRQAYFAVARVRSVVPDESTPGHYYAHIEDFLEFDRPVRFKEGDHYYERGLRKADGSTNKGAFGRAVREISDAEFEAILRAGFTRELQPWERTPVGVAEPPITYPERPLVTLTRPFRDEAFRRHVRKAYDNTCAVSGLRLINGGGRPEVQAAHIQPVASHGPDSVRNGLALTGTVHWLFDRGLISVDDDYRLLVARQGMPDGVGGLIQPHRPLRRPERHEWWPHPSYLKYHREHVFKG; this is translated from the coding sequence ATGGCGAAGGCGATCTTCACGACCTCGGAGAGTTCCGCGTACGACGATCAGCCCGAGGTGCGCTACCACTTCCCGGAGACCTACCTCCGTCCGGCGCGGGCCGCCGTTGGTGACTGGGTCCTCTATTACGAGCCTCGCCGGACGCAGGGGCCGAAGAGCACCACGGGTCGTCAGGCCTACTTCGCCGTCGCCAGGGTCCGGAGCGTGGTGCCGGATGAGTCCACGCCAGGTCATTACTACGCGCATATCGAGGACTTCCTCGAGTTCGACCGCCCGGTGCGTTTCAAGGAGGGGGACCACTATTACGAGCGGGGATTGAGGAAGGCGGACGGCAGCACGAACAAGGGAGCTTTTGGCCGGGCGGTCCGCGAAATCAGCGACGCCGAGTTCGAGGCCATTCTCCGCGCGGGCTTCACGCGGGAACTCCAGCCCTGGGAACGCACCCCGGTGGGCGTCGCGGAGCCGCCCATCACCTATCCGGAGCGGCCGCTCGTCACCCTCACGCGCCCCTTCCGGGATGAAGCCTTCCGCCGCCACGTGCGGAAGGCCTACGACAACACCTGTGCGGTGTCGGGGCTGAGGCTCATCAATGGCGGTGGACGTCCCGAGGTGCAGGCCGCGCATATCCAGCCGGTGGCGAGCCACGGTCCGGACTCCGTGCGCAATGGTCTTGCGCTGACGGGCACGGTGCACTGGCTGTTCGATCGAGGCCTCATCTCCGTCGATGATGACTACCGTCTCCTGGTGGCGCGCCAGGGAATGCCAGACGGGGTGGGCGGATTGATCCAGCCTCATCGCCCATTACGGCGGCCCGAGCGTCACGAGTGGTGGCCACATCCCAGCTACCTGAAATACCACCGCGAGCACGTCTTCAAGGGGTAG
- a CDS encoding ARPP-2 domain-containing protein, with protein sequence MNLDDVEFKRLLPTGLRLAPSQVWGTLRLVPVLRDEVRGDLRFSRRVYDDALSVVSVKGQPLSARSTHYLSYVPHGLVMDWDERSAAVTLGTQLDTPEGTVLARKGPLTVRLLHRMAHREDKRRLRLLPLHLAMEGFLALHFGGPEVAWSEYSQEVLRQGLNPRFESSVTGWANPAFAEALRIFELHERQVGVLIFQADQLLSISLVSHPDDYRVMHRALVEDFYGELMLQYGFLGQVPPLGLDVDAREVSSVKELRAAITRMREHWADFQGFMAGALLGAEVHAHTVYTAGPFRLQRFITSLQPSEENHLGEFIQREDGTLEYLKTYRLSSAQTRRAYLLKQLAGCDWDLARTAAHLKTTRDELMVRLGNAGFGYLLKEHVLAAALRRQRK encoded by the coding sequence ATGAACCTGGACGACGTGGAGTTCAAGCGGCTGCTGCCCACGGGCCTGCGGCTGGCACCCTCCCAGGTCTGGGGAACCCTCCGCCTGGTGCCGGTGCTGCGTGACGAGGTGCGCGGCGATCTGCGCTTCAGCCGGCGCGTCTATGACGATGCCCTGTCCGTGGTGAGCGTGAAGGGCCAGCCCCTGTCGGCCCGGAGCACCCACTACCTCTCCTACGTGCCCCACGGACTGGTGATGGACTGGGACGAGCGGAGCGCCGCGGTGACGCTCGGCACGCAGTTGGACACGCCCGAGGGCACGGTGCTCGCCCGGAAAGGGCCGCTCACCGTGCGCCTGCTGCACCGCATGGCGCACCGCGAGGACAAGCGCCGCCTGCGCCTGTTGCCGCTGCACCTCGCCATGGAGGGCTTCCTGGCCCTGCACTTCGGCGGCCCCGAGGTGGCCTGGAGCGAGTACTCCCAGGAGGTGCTGCGCCAGGGGCTGAATCCCCGCTTCGAGAGCTCGGTCACGGGCTGGGCCAACCCGGCCTTCGCCGAGGCGCTGCGCATCTTCGAGCTGCACGAGCGGCAGGTGGGCGTGCTCATCTTCCAGGCGGATCAGCTCCTGTCGATCTCCCTCGTCTCGCACCCGGACGATTACCGGGTGATGCACCGGGCGCTGGTGGAGGACTTCTACGGGGAGCTGATGCTCCAGTACGGCTTCCTCGGACAGGTTCCTCCGCTGGGGCTCGATGTGGACGCGCGCGAGGTGTCCTCCGTGAAGGAGCTGCGGGCCGCCATCACGCGCATGCGCGAGCATTGGGCCGACTTCCAGGGCTTCATGGCGGGCGCGCTCCTGGGCGCGGAGGTCCACGCGCACACCGTCTACACGGCGGGTCCCTTCCGCCTCCAACGGTTCATCACCTCCCTGCAACCCTCCGAGGAGAACCACCTCGGCGAGTTCATCCAGCGCGAGGACGGCACGCTCGAGTACCTCAAGACGTACCGGTTGTCCTCGGCGCAGACGCGGCGCGCGTACCTGCTCAAGCAACTGGCGGGGTGCGACTGGGATCTGGCGCGGACCGCGGCCCACTTGAAGACGACCCGTGACGAGCTGATGGTCCGCCTGGGCAACGCGGGCTTCGGCTACCTGCTCAAGGAACACGTGCTGGCCGCGGCGCTGCGCCGGCAGCGCAAGTGA
- a CDS encoding Tox-REase-5 domain-containing protein, with translation MQEASGLGEEARHPAGAALYVGQARQLLGELARTPVTSRSFAPRRVLSWLLRGALEGGERVEYADLKWRAERFAWLVVVRPDGYLVAAATGTPLQRLGPLQLVEGEWRVGRLTVGDFYFSSGGVFYPVTEALRRESVPPLGELGLGRDALNAALDGVQEAMGEMVVALAQSVLHPIRTVEGLGQLPRAVALLIESSPEYFARYGAMSWEDQIREAARLSTHVLMLVGGGEAAAGRLGGLGAELPVLSLTARGEMVWGGAVVAGGATSATAAMGIGVPSVLHMAGRGQGNTGGGNSHAGKSTQSAAAGGPGKWTYKKPTTRSKDSLDYQEQVTGRPAWWVYMIGEVEFDGLKGKELLEAKGPGYCSFFNADGSPKYWYKNSGKFDEMLEQAESQSRMAQHLGLPLSWHVADAKVAEFLREIFNDSGWHNITVHHTSPVR, from the coding sequence GTGCAGGAGGCGAGCGGACTGGGGGAGGAAGCGAGGCACCCGGCGGGAGCGGCGCTCTACGTGGGACAGGCGCGGCAACTGCTGGGTGAGTTGGCGAGGACGCCGGTGACGTCCAGGAGCTTCGCGCCGCGCCGGGTGCTGTCGTGGCTGCTGAGAGGGGCGCTGGAGGGAGGGGAGCGCGTGGAGTACGCCGATTTGAAATGGCGAGCCGAGCGCTTCGCGTGGCTGGTGGTGGTGCGCCCGGACGGCTACCTGGTGGCGGCGGCCACGGGCACGCCGTTGCAGCGCCTGGGGCCTCTCCAGCTGGTGGAGGGGGAGTGGAGGGTGGGCCGCCTGACGGTGGGGGACTTCTACTTCTCCAGTGGAGGAGTCTTCTACCCCGTCACGGAGGCACTGAGGCGAGAGAGTGTGCCGCCCCTGGGGGAGCTGGGGTTGGGGAGAGACGCGCTCAACGCCGCGCTCGACGGAGTGCAGGAGGCGATGGGGGAGATGGTGGTGGCGCTGGCGCAAAGCGTGCTTCACCCCATCCGAACGGTGGAAGGACTGGGGCAACTGCCCAGGGCGGTGGCGTTGTTGATTGAGTCCTCGCCGGAGTACTTCGCGCGCTATGGGGCCATGTCGTGGGAGGACCAGATAAGAGAGGCGGCGCGGCTGTCCACGCACGTGCTCATGCTGGTGGGGGGAGGGGAGGCGGCGGCGGGGCGGCTGGGCGGACTGGGGGCGGAGTTGCCCGTGCTGTCGCTCACGGCCAGGGGAGAGATGGTGTGGGGAGGAGCGGTGGTGGCGGGAGGCGCGACGAGCGCCACGGCGGCCATGGGGATAGGTGTCCCCTCCGTCCTGCACATGGCGGGGAGGGGGCAGGGGAACACCGGCGGTGGGAATTCCCACGCGGGGAAGTCCACCCAGAGCGCGGCGGCGGGAGGGCCGGGGAAGTGGACCTACAAGAAGCCCACGACGCGCTCGAAGGACTCATTGGACTACCAGGAGCAGGTGACGGGGCGGCCGGCGTGGTGGGTGTATATGATTGGAGAGGTGGAGTTCGATGGCCTCAAGGGCAAGGAGTTGCTGGAGGCCAAGGGCCCTGGTTATTGCTCCTTCTTCAATGCGGATGGCTCGCCCAAGTACTGGTACAAGAACTCTGGCAAGTTCGACGAGATGCTGGAACAAGCGGAGAGTCAGTCGAGGATGGCCCAACACCTGGGATTGCCGCTGAGCTGGCACGTCGCCGATGCCAAGGTCGCGGAGTTTCTTCGCGAAATCTTCAATGATAGTGGATGGCACAACATCACCGTCCACCATACGTCGCCAGTGCGGTAG
- the cobA gene encoding uroporphyrinogen-III C-methyltransferase, translating into MSEPKEGTVYLVGAGPGDPGLLTLRAARLLAGADTVVYDRLIHPDVLAHARPRARLLFVGKEGGGESVAQEEIHALLISQARLGRAVVRLKGGDPFVFGRGGEEALALEEAGIPYEVVPGVSSGVAAPAAAGIPVTHRGVAGSVTFATAHRTGPAPDWAHLAGAETLVLFMAGSRLEEVTLALIAAGRPATTPAAIVEAGTWEHQRVFEAPLAGIAARARQEAVGSPALLVVGEVVSLRARLPALARDAARGERTGTVSRGGGGT; encoded by the coding sequence ATGAGCGAGCCCAAGGAGGGCACGGTGTATCTGGTGGGGGCGGGGCCGGGAGATCCCGGACTGCTCACGCTGCGCGCGGCCCGGCTGCTCGCGGGCGCGGACACGGTGGTGTACGACCGCCTCATCCATCCCGACGTCCTGGCGCATGCCCGGCCCCGGGCCCGGTTGTTGTTCGTGGGCAAGGAGGGCGGGGGAGAGTCGGTGGCGCAGGAGGAGATCCACGCGCTGCTCATCTCCCAGGCGCGGCTTGGCCGCGCGGTGGTGCGGCTCAAGGGGGGAGACCCCTTCGTCTTCGGGCGGGGCGGAGAGGAAGCGCTGGCGCTGGAGGAGGCGGGGATTCCCTACGAGGTGGTGCCCGGCGTCTCCAGTGGCGTGGCCGCTCCGGCGGCGGCGGGCATTCCCGTCACCCATCGGGGCGTCGCGGGCTCGGTGACGTTCGCCACCGCGCACCGCACCGGGCCGGCGCCGGACTGGGCGCACCTGGCCGGGGCGGAAACGCTCGTGCTCTTCATGGCGGGCAGCCGGTTGGAGGAAGTGACGCTCGCGCTCATCGCCGCGGGGCGGCCGGCCACCACGCCGGCGGCGATCGTGGAGGCGGGCACCTGGGAGCACCAACGGGTGTTCGAGGCGCCGCTCGCGGGCATCGCGGCGCGTGCCCGGCAGGAGGCGGTGGGCTCTCCGGCCCTGCTGGTGGTGGGCGAGGTCGTCTCGCTGCGCGCGCGATTGCCCGCGCTGGCCCGGGACGCGGCCCGCGGTGAACGAACTGGAACGGTTTCTCGAGGTGGAGGCGGGACATGA